In a single window of the Jaculus jaculus isolate mJacJac1 chromosome 9, mJacJac1.mat.Y.cur, whole genome shotgun sequence genome:
- the LOC101614529 gene encoding histone H3.3A-like, which produces MKKSGGLYTVAHTKQTACKSTGGKAPRKQLATKAARKSAPSTGGVKKPHRYRPGTVALREIRRYQKSTELLNCKLPFQRLVREIALDFKTDLRFQSAAISVLQKASEAHLVGLFGDTNLCAIHAKHVTIMPKDIQLARCIRGECA; this is translated from the exons ATGAAGAAGTCAG GAGGTCTTTATACCGTGGCTCATACAAAGCAGACTGCCTGCAAATCCACTGGTGGTAAAGCACCCAGGAAACAACTGGCTACAAAAGCGGCTCGCAAAAGTGCGCCCTCTACTGGAGGGGTGAAGAAACCTCATCGTTACAGGCCTGGTACTGTGGCACTCCGTGAAATTAGACGCTATCAGAAGTCCACTGAACTTCTGAATTGCAAACTGCCCTTCCAGCGTCTGGTGCGAGAAATTGCTCTGGACTTCAAAACAGATCTGCGCTTTCAAAGTGCAGCTATCAGTGTTTTGCAGAAGGCAAGTGAGGCCCATCTGGTTGGCCTTTTTGGAGATACCAACCTGTGTGCTATCCATGCCAAACATGTAACAATTATGCCAAAAGATATCCAGCTAGCACGCTGCATACGTGGAGAATGTGCTTGA